From Camelus ferus isolate YT-003-E chromosome 15, BCGSAC_Cfer_1.0, whole genome shotgun sequence, the proteins below share one genomic window:
- the NDUFAF7 gene encoding protein arginine methyltransferase NDUFAF7, mitochondrial codes for MSVLVRAGVWPLRAARSVIPCFWRGKYFSSGKEPAENNLVTPMLRHLIYKIKSTGPITVAEYMKEVLTNPAKGYYVHRDMLGEEGDFITSPEISQIFGELLGIWFISEWIATGKTAAFQLVELGPGRGTLSGDILRVFSQLGSVLKNCDISVHLVEVSQKLSEIQALTLTEEKVPLERDAGAPVYMKGVTKSGIPISWYRDLQDIPKGFSFYLAHEFFDVLPVHKFQKTPHGWREVLIDIDPHVSDKLRFVLAPCATPAEAFIQCDETRDHVEVCPDAGVIIQELSERIAVTGGAALIADYGHDGTKTDTFRGFCGHKLHDVLIAPGTADLTADVDFSYLRRMAQGKVASLGPVKQQTFLKNMGIDVRLKVLLDKSDEPSLRQQLLQGYDMLMNPKEMGERFNFFALLPHQRLHGRNHQINALQSEPSPSPVAGFSELVWR; via the exons ATGAGCGTCCTCGTGAGGGCCGGCGTCTGGCCGCTGAGAGCCGCGCGCTCAG TCATTCCGTGTTTTTGGAGAGGAAAGTACTTCAGCTCCGGGAAGGAACCTGCAGAAAACAACCTGGTGACTCCTATGCTGCGGCATCTTATATACAAAATTAAGTCTACTGGTCCCATCACCGTGGCCGAGTACATGAAGGAGGTCTTGACCAACCCAGCCAAG gGATATTATGTGCACCGTGACATGCTAGGAGAAGAAGGAGATTTTATTACTTCACCTGAAATAAGTCAGATCTTTGGGGAG CTTCTAGGAATATGGTTCATTAGTGAATGGATAGCCACTGGAAAAACTGCAGCTTTCCAACTGGTGGAACTGGGCCCAGGCAGGGGTACCCTCTCAGGAGATATTTTGAGG gtgTTTAGTCAGCTTGGATCTGTGCTGAAAAACTGTGACATTTCAGTACATCTGGTAGAGGTGAGCCAAAAATTAAGTGAGATTCAAGCATTAACATTGACTGAAGAGAAGGTCCCATTAGAGCGAGATGCTGGAGCCCCAGTATACATGAAAGGTGTCACAAAGTCTGGAATTCCAATTTCCTGGTACCGAGATCTGCAGGATATTCCAAAAG ggTTCAGCTTTTATCTTGCACATGAATTTTTTGATGTTCTTCCTGTGCATAAGTTTCAG AAAACACCACACGGATGGCGAGAGGTCCTCATTGATATCGATCCACACGTGTCTGATAAGCTGAGGTTTGTTTTGGCACCTTGTGCCACCCCAGCAGAAGCCTTCATACAA TGTGATGAAACAAGGGATCACGTGGAAGTGTGTCCTGATGCAGGTGTTATTATTCAGGAACTTTCTGAACGCATTGCAGTAACTGGAGGTGCTGCTCTGATTGCTGATTATGGTCATGATGGAACGAAGACCGATACCTTCAGA GGGTTTTGTGGCCACAAGCTTCACGACGTCCTGATTGCCCCAGGAACAGCAGACCTAACAGCTGACGTGGACTTCAGTTACTTGCGCCGAATGGCACAGGGAAAAGTAGCTTCTCTGGGTCCAGTgaaacagcaaacatttttaaaaaatatgggcATTGATGTCCGGCTGAAg gtccTTTTAGATAAATCAGATGAACCATCATTGAGGCAGCAGTTACTTCAGGGATATGATATGTTAATGAACCCTAAGGAGATGGGAGAAAGATTTAACTTTTTTGCCTTGCTACCTCATCAGAGACTTCATGGTAGAAATCATCAGATAAATGCATTGCAGTCAGAACCCTCTCCATCACCTGTTGCTGGGTTTAGTGAACTTGTTTGGCGATGA